Part of the Coffea eugenioides isolate CCC68of unplaced genomic scaffold, Ceug_1.0 ScVebR1_2432;HRSCAF=3458, whole genome shotgun sequence genome, TCCTACTTCTTATCTTTCTATAAAGGGGTGACTCTGGATTGTTGTTCAACATTTTAGGTCCTTTAGATATGTATTGTGTTATTTATGTGCATAAAGATTTGATTTTGTAAAATTATCTTGATTCTGTTGTAtaaatccttttctttttccttttcttgtggTCTTTGTTTTTGAGATTTTTGAAAAGTTATTTTTTGCTCAAAAACAAAATTCGAAACAGTGTTCTTAGTATCACTCTTTCGATTAGGATAGAGTGGCAATTTTTCCAAGTCtcaatgggttacccatgccTATAGGGGACTTTTGGACAGGAGGAGTATTATAATTGATAATGAGGTTTTAAAATGGGAAAATTCCCAATTTGTaccattaattgatgggaaaatttggggaaatacttgggtacccattgggggCCCAAATTATctcaccaaaattttaattattcAAAAATCTATCTCTTAACAGTTTTCTAGTTCTtaccagcgaatataatctagcAGTCTTACTAGTCAGttccacaagaatttccagcatttcagtCAATTTGGACCTGCTATCTTTGGACAATGatgaggataaatattcaacaccctaagtgccttggccatcttgatatctATTGGAATATGGCtatatatctattttttcctttatttgttaatccaatttttggtgggaatcttgagtataaggcacttgcatgtttattttcttgttagCTATTTCCTTTGCCCTTTTGTTTTCATGCTTTTGAGGAAGTGAAAATGTCAACTTCATATATGAATAAACCAAAATGTTCATTCTTTTGCTTTAATCCAAGGAGAAGATATGTTCATTCTTACCAAAATGTCATATCTCTTTTAAGCAATTATTGATCATTCTAGAGTGTAAATCAATGTTATTCAGGCTCAGTGGACTAATTTGATTACCCAATGCTACTACTTGCTAACTCAAAGATCATTTTTTATGGTAATATGATTTTGTCGGAAATTGCATTACATTCCccatttgatgaaaaaatgaattcatgaaaatataaattcacaataagactaaaagaaatttaataaataaaaaatattaaagttatataaaaaataaaaaatgaattaaatattTTCAAGAAACGTGAGGGACTATATTTAGCATATTTCCTAATATATTATTAATGATGTTAAAGTCCAAAAAGTGGGCAGAGAATGCTTTCAAATTGCTTTGATGATCAAGACTGGGTCCCTTGCTAAGTCCAAATTATGTGATACAATAACAGATATTAATATATCATCCTATATATCTCTAAGTCACTTTCATCCGATATCTCTAACTGCTTTAACGTACGCGGATATCTTTTATGATATCATTCTTCTTTTCTCAAGAACAAATACATATCTTGACAAAAGTTTATAGAACCAGCTGAGTTGGCCGCTAGGATACCAAGGGAAAGGCTGAGTTGGCCGCAAATACATAAATTCCACTCTTGCACATTTTCGTCCCCTGTTCCTCACTCACTTCGATGCATGATACCAAGGGAAAGGTCATTTTCCTGCTTACGCCATGAACAGGAAGAGAGGATACTAGTCAACTTCTTATGAAACGTCAACACAAGAGAAGATGCATATATGCATTCTGTGTAGTTAACTATCATCTGCTTTTCTGAGCTTTAATTCTTGTACGCAATGGCATATGAAAGGAAGAATTTCAGGCTAGCAAGCTCAtcttgttttttgttttgtactCTTTTTCATATCTTTATTACTGCTTCTGCTGCTGCAATTCATTTCGAGACAAGCAATGAGACAGACTACCAATCTCTGCTTGACATCAAGGGTCTAATACAAGGAGATCCATTCCAGGCTCTAAGCTCCTGGAATGATTCCATTCATTTTTGTGATTGGCGTGGAGTCACATGTGGCCTGCTTCATCAAAGAGTCACTGTCTTGAATATGTCATCATTTCACTTGGTTGGTTCTCTTTCTCCCTCCATAGGAAACCTTACCTTTCTCAGAGAACTCAATATTCCGGATAACAATTTTCATGGTATGATTCCTGAAGAAGTAGGCAGACTTTTTCGGCTTCAATATCTTCGTTTTGCCAATAATTCCTTTGAGGGAGAACTTCCATTAAATATCTCGGGTTGTTCAGAGCTAAGTATTCTTGATTTAAGGGGTAACAGGCTCATCGGGCGAATTCGAGATGACTTGAGCACTTTATCTAAGCTTTATGCTCTGAGCCTTTCCAGGAATAATTTCTCAGGCAGCATTCCACCATCTTTGGGTAATATTTCCTCTCTTCAGATACTTAGCATATCAAGAAACAATCTAGGTGGAAATATTCCAGCTGAGATTGGTCGGCTTTCAAATCTGCATGTCCTTGAGCTGTCCTCAAATAAACTTTTAGGTGCAGTTCCTCCTCAGCTCTACAACATTTCGACACTCCAGATCTTTTCTATTACTAACAATCTATTAAGTGGACAGTTTCCTGCTACTGTGGGATTGACTCTTCCAAACCTTACTTTATTTTTGGCTGATTTGAACCAATTCTTTGGATCAATTCCAACTACATTAGCAAATGTTTCAGGGCTCACAAAAATTAGCATAGGAGACAATTCACTCACAGGACCAATTCCACAAAATCTAGGTAGCCTGAAAGAACTTCAGGTTTTGCATTTTGGCCATAATCCCCTTGGAACTGATAAAGCAAATGATATTAGCTTTATTTCCTCCTTAACAAATTGCACAAATCTACAAATATTGAGTTTGTCAAGAATTCAAATTGGAGGCATGCTACCAACtgccattgccaatctttcaacCAAACTCACATCTTTGTGGCTGAATGATAACATTATATCTGGTAGCTTACCTTCCGGGATTGGAAACCTTGCAAGCTTGGGCTATCTCGATGTGCGTAACAATTCTCTCTCAGGCATAATTCCTGATTCCGTGGGGAAACTTGTTAAAATGCAGGAGCTTTATCTGTCTGAAAATAGCTTCACAGGAGAAATTCCTTCAACAATCGGTGACATTTCTGAACTACAGATTCTTGTATTAGAACAGAACATGCTTacaggtaacattcctgtttcTTTGAGTAACTGCAGTAACTTGCAAGGATTTACTGTTAGTCAGAATCGCCTAAGTGGAGCTTTACCTAAAGAACTTCTTGCTCTttcatctctctctcttggccTCCTCTTAGCTCAAAACCAATTCACCGGATCATTACCATCGGAAGTTGGCAATTTGAAGAATCTTGTGTCATTGGATATTTCAGAAAACAAATTATCTGGTGAAATTCCAACCTCTATTGATGGTTGTGAGATGTTGGAATATCTTCGGTTGAAAGGTAACTTTTTGGAAGGCTCTGTACCTTCTACTTTAGGAGAATTGAAAAGCATTCAGGTCATAGATCTATCTCAAAATAATTTGTCAGAGCAAATTCCAGCTTCTTTGGCAAAATTAAAATTCATCAGCACTCTAAATCTTTCCTATAATATGCTAGAGGGTGAAGTGCCAATGGATGGGATCTTTGCAAACTCTAGTGCCTTTTCAGCACTGGGGAATGGAAAGCTATGCGGAGGAATCAAAGCATTGAACTTATCATCTTGTCCTAAACCTACCAAAAAGAAAGCAAAGCTGTGTACTCCTATAGTAATAGTTATTGCCATTACTATTCCTCTAGCTATAGTTTTACTACTCATATCTGCCTATGCAATTCATAGACTAAGAAGCTCAAAACAACAATTACCTTTTACCTCTGCAGCAGAAAAACAGAATCAGAAGCTCTCATATGCAGAATTATATGATTCCACCAATGGTTTTTCTTCAGAAAATTTGATTGGTGAAGGTAAATATGGCTCTGTTTACAAAGGGGTCCTCAAACCTGGTGAGCAAATGGTTGCTGTTAAGGTTCTTAAGCTCCACCAACACGGTGCCCATAAGAGCTTCTTGGCTGAATGTGCAGCATTGAGAAACATCCGCCATCGAAACCTTGTCAAGATCATAACCTCTTGTTCAAGTTTAGACTTCAAGCACAACGATTTCAAGGCTTTGATTTTCGAATATGTGCCTAATGGAAGTTTAGAGAATTGGTTACATCCAAGTTCAGCTGAGGAAGAGGGACAAGGCCTAATGAAGCTCCAGTTGATACAAAGACTGAATACTGCAATCGACATTGCGTCCGCCTTGGATTACCTTCATAACCATTGCGGGACACCGATTATCCACTGTGATATAAAGCCAAGCAACATACTTCTAGGTGATGATTTTCCTGCCTTGGTTAGTGATTTTGGCCTAGCAAAATTTCTTTCCTCCATCGAAGGTAAATCCCATCAACATCAAAGCAACTCAGTAGCAATTAAAGGAACAGTTGGATATGTTGCTCCAGGTACAATTACATGCCTTCTGAAGTTTAAACAATCTTTCAATTAGAATGTCCGAGATGTACACAATTATTCGACCTTTCAATCCCTTCAGCATTTCAGCCAATAATTCTTCTCCGTCCTCCTGGAACTTGAAATTGCAGAATATGGCATGGGTGGAGAGGTATCAACACAAGAAGATGTATACAGCTATGGTATTCTATTGCTTGAATTGTTTACAGGGAAAAGGCCTACTGATagtgacaggttgtcagcctgtgcaataataaaacctgctcaaactaaaagtaatttctgtagacagcggtaagcagggtcgaatccacagggactgggagtaattgtttcttttca contains:
- the LOC113756625 gene encoding putative receptor-like protein kinase At3g47110; this encodes MAYERKNFRLASSSCFLFCTLFHIFITASAAAIHFETSNETDYQSLLDIKGLIQGDPFQALSSWNDSIHFCDWRGVTCGLLHQRVTVLNMSSFHLVGSLSPSIGNLTFLRELNIPDNNFHGMIPEEVGRLFRLQYLRFANNSFEGELPLNISGCSELSILDLRGNRLIGRIRDDLSTLSKLYALSLSRNNFSGSIPPSLGNISSLQILSISRNNLGGNIPAEIGRLSNLHVLELSSNKLLGAVPPQLYNISTLQIFSITNNLLSGQFPATVGLTLPNLTLFLADLNQFFGSIPTTLANVSGLTKISIGDNSLTGPIPQNLGSLKELQVLHFGHNPLGTDKANDISFISSLTNCTNLQILSLSRIQIGGMLPTAIANLSTKLTSLWLNDNIISGSLPSGIGNLASLGYLDVRNNSLSGIIPDSVGKLVKMQELYLSENSFTGEIPSTIGDISELQILVLEQNMLTGNIPVSLSNCSNLQGFTVSQNRLSGALPKELLALSSLSLGLLLAQNQFTGSLPSEVGNLKNLVSLDISENKLSGEIPTSIDGCEMLEYLRLKGNFLEGSVPSTLGELKSIQVIDLSQNNLSEQIPASLAKLKFISTLNLSYNMLEGEVPMDGIFANSSAFSALGNGKLCGGIKALNLSSCPKPTKKKAKLCTPIVIVIAITIPLAIVLLLISAYAIHRLRSSKQQLPFTSAAEKQNQKLSYAELYDSTNGFSSENLIGEGKYGSVYKGVLKPGEQMVAVKVLKLHQHGAHKSFLAECAALRNIRHRNLVKIITSCSSLDFKHNDFKALIFEYVPNGSLENWLHPSSAEEEGQGLMKLQLIQRLNTAIDIASALDYLHNHCGTPIIHCDIKPSNILLGDDFPALVSDFGLAKFLSSIEGKSHQHQSNSVAIKGTVGYVAPEYGMGGEVSTQEDVYSYGILLLELFTGKRPTDSDSYVKTALSHQVMEIVDPKISMEAESIAGIITKTSKGGSISQEECYLSMFRIGVSCSSEIQRDRMNIKDVLSGLQAIRNEFIQVINESQMT